Proteins encoded together in one Vibrio metoecus window:
- a CDS encoding phosphatase PAP2 family protein has protein sequence MTPRLLLVTSILMCTSPIAYSAEKSKLEVYGDIAQYGIPLTAGLITAIHMDGEGMMQLAEGAFWTAATTELIKVSIDAQRPNGGSQSFPSGHTSAASQGAAYLQFRYGSTYGIPAYAAAALVGYSRVDANKHYWRDVAAGMALATGIQYAITVGGISATNLVLVPYFDGDETGIYASLSF, from the coding sequence ATGACGCCTCGTCTGTTATTGGTTACTTCAATACTTATGTGTACCTCTCCAATCGCCTATTCGGCTGAAAAAAGTAAATTAGAGGTATATGGCGATATTGCACAATATGGGATTCCTCTTACCGCTGGATTGATTACTGCCATACATATGGATGGTGAAGGCATGATGCAATTGGCGGAAGGTGCATTCTGGACGGCCGCGACAACTGAACTTATTAAAGTCTCTATTGATGCCCAACGTCCAAATGGTGGAAGCCAAAGTTTTCCTTCTGGACATACATCAGCGGCTAGCCAAGGGGCAGCTTATTTGCAATTTCGGTATGGTTCAACTTACGGCATCCCAGCTTACGCTGCGGCAGCATTAGTTGGCTATTCACGAGTTGATGCGAATAAACATTACTGGCGAGATGTTGCCGCCGGCATGGCATTAGCCACGGGTATTCAATACGCGATTACTGTTGGGGGGATCTCAGCCACCAATTTAGTGCTTGTGCCTTATTTTGATGGTGACGAAACAGGAATTTACGCCAGTTTGTCATTCTGA
- a CDS encoding diacylglycerol kinase, which translates to MKHSRTGIARVFYATGYSMKGFAAAWKNEAAFRQEVALTLPLTILTFFLPVTKVEQVLLVGCLVLILIAELLNSAVEAVVDRIGAEHHELSGRAKDIGSAAVFVSLCFAAFTWAWILL; encoded by the coding sequence ATGAAGCATTCACGTACTGGTATAGCGCGTGTTTTTTACGCGACTGGGTACTCAATGAAAGGATTCGCCGCTGCATGGAAAAATGAAGCTGCATTCCGTCAAGAAGTTGCCTTAACGTTACCTTTAACCATTCTCACCTTTTTCTTACCGGTTACGAAAGTTGAGCAAGTATTACTTGTTGGCTGCCTTGTTCTTATTTTAATCGCTGAGCTTTTAAATTCTGCCGTTGAAGCTGTCGTAGACAGGATCGGTGCCGAACATCATGAACTCAGTGGACGAGCCAAAGATATTGGCTCTGCAGCGGTTTTTGTTTCGCTCTGTTTTGCTGCCTTTACATGGGCGTGGATATTGTTGTAA
- a CDS encoding PepSY domain-containing protein, which produces MSLLKTSRLFAITSLGLISAAAFADPTCTKEPESSWISFEQAQKQVEDMGYKIKVFKVTKTSCYELYGHDKDGNRVEIYFNPTNMEKVKEEKDG; this is translated from the coding sequence ATGTCACTACTTAAAACATCTCGTCTGTTCGCTATCACTTCCCTTGGATTAATTTCGGCTGCCGCATTTGCTGACCCGACTTGCACTAAAGAACCAGAAAGTAGCTGGATCTCTTTTGAACAAGCTCAAAAGCAAGTCGAAGATATGGGCTATAAAATCAAGGTTTTTAAAGTCACTAAGACCAGTTGCTATGAGTTATATGGTCATGACAAAGATGGCAACCGAGTAGAAATTTATTTCAACCCGACCAATATGGAAAAGGTGAAAGAGGAAAAAGATGGCTAA
- a CDS encoding cytochrome b/b6 domain-containing protein: MAKPYTWDLFVRATHWLVAALFLANFFAIEEGSDPHEWVGYVVMGAVILRLGWGLITHSPARLTAFTPSIPKAIEHIKEVVRTKQDNHTGHNPAGAIMIWAMWILLLATGLSGWMNEWDLFWGEDWIKEVHETLANLTMAAVAVHVSAVIIMSKFTGHPYVHGMLKGHKTSSQNSEPS, encoded by the coding sequence ATGGCTAAACCATACACTTGGGATCTTTTTGTTCGGGCGACGCACTGGTTAGTTGCCGCCCTTTTCTTGGCTAATTTTTTTGCGATTGAAGAGGGTAGTGATCCCCATGAGTGGGTTGGGTATGTGGTTATGGGTGCCGTTATTCTGCGTTTAGGCTGGGGGCTAATCACTCACTCCCCTGCTCGGCTAACGGCTTTTACGCCATCCATTCCCAAAGCCATTGAGCACATTAAAGAAGTGGTGCGAACCAAACAAGATAACCACACTGGGCACAATCCTGCTGGTGCGATTATGATTTGGGCAATGTGGATTTTACTGCTCGCCACCGGTTTATCGGGTTGGATGAATGAGTGGGATCTGTTTTGGGGTGAAGACTGGATTAAAGAGGTGCATGAAACCTTAGCTAACCTCACTATGGCTGCTGTTGCCGTCCATGTTTCAGCGGTGATTATTATGTCTAAATTTACTGGGCATCCTTATGTGCATGGAATGCTGAAAGGGCATAAAACATCTTCACAAAATAGTGAACCGTCGTGA
- the helD gene encoding DNA helicase IV gives MQLNANKTAQFFIANEYYQVELDNEWLVLTSLSSEERIPFHVWNGEVQIRRGLVWGTLQFFAHPENGVQRSWLVQGLPWPECRHFAHQLVAHYQAWHNQQCEQLSLYFPRWQQELSRLKRLPSFLSHSSIEAWVEQVYADLKRMDMTLHEAQKHLPTVFDTLLPWLLDTSATLYERNQAWLEIERANWTVLFSQCESSPLNVSQQYAVLLNDDHNLVLAGAGSGKTSVLTARVSYLLQSHLAKPEQILMVAFARDAAQEMAERLKNKIGLEADRLHVNTFHQLGLRILNRVEGKTVIMSPLANDNKLKQAWCIDWLKRHWMTPTNFKRWQKHLAKWPIAYLAGDDELGSHVENPKLIAWLEKQLDQLAQLGLSKKELQERLVDHEDFPRLNSELSLCWPCYQAWQQMLKNQNQIDFNIMITRATEYVEKGKFRSPWKFIMVDEYQDISPQRLRLLQALCEQNQGQCNLFAVGDDWQSIYQFAGSDVDLTTGFATRFAQSTVHYLDTTYRFNDQIGAVANRFIQQNPNQLPKTLNSFKTQKQKSVVLAPNNAVEKILDELNRSTNKLKTVLLLGRNHYHKPELLKDWQNRYLSLKIDFMTCHASKGKEADFVIILAVDEGQFPARVKALHLDSALSQGEDDFAYAEERRLFYVALTRGKEKVWVTYNGNGSSFVQELLNDDYPVVKQK, from the coding sequence ATGCAGCTGAACGCAAATAAGACTGCACAGTTCTTTATTGCCAATGAATATTACCAAGTCGAACTTGATAACGAGTGGCTGGTTCTGACTTCGCTTAGTAGCGAAGAACGTATTCCATTCCATGTATGGAATGGAGAAGTGCAGATCCGCAGAGGCTTAGTCTGGGGAACATTGCAGTTTTTTGCGCACCCTGAAAATGGCGTACAACGTAGCTGGTTAGTACAAGGGCTACCTTGGCCAGAGTGTCGGCATTTTGCGCATCAACTTGTCGCGCATTATCAGGCTTGGCACAATCAACAGTGTGAACAGTTGAGCCTGTATTTTCCTCGCTGGCAGCAAGAGTTGTCGCGCTTAAAACGTCTGCCTTCTTTCTTGTCACACTCGTCTATCGAAGCTTGGGTCGAGCAGGTATACGCTGACTTAAAGCGGATGGATATGACGCTGCATGAAGCACAAAAGCACCTTCCTACAGTATTCGATACTTTATTGCCTTGGTTGCTCGATACCTCAGCCACGCTTTATGAACGTAACCAAGCTTGGTTGGAGATAGAGCGTGCAAATTGGACGGTCCTATTTTCACAGTGTGAGTCTTCGCCGCTCAATGTATCGCAACAATATGCTGTCTTACTCAATGATGATCATAATCTTGTACTGGCAGGGGCAGGTTCAGGCAAAACAAGTGTATTAACTGCGCGAGTTTCTTATTTGTTGCAAAGTCACTTGGCGAAGCCCGAGCAAATTTTGATGGTGGCTTTTGCACGCGATGCGGCACAAGAGATGGCTGAGCGTTTAAAAAATAAAATTGGCTTGGAAGCCGATCGGCTACACGTTAATACTTTCCATCAGCTAGGATTGCGGATCCTCAACCGAGTGGAAGGTAAAACGGTTATTATGTCTCCACTGGCGAACGACAATAAACTAAAGCAAGCTTGGTGTATTGATTGGCTAAAGCGCCATTGGATGACGCCGACCAACTTTAAACGTTGGCAAAAACATCTCGCCAAATGGCCAATTGCGTATCTGGCGGGGGATGATGAACTTGGCAGTCATGTTGAAAACCCGAAATTGATTGCTTGGTTAGAGAAGCAGCTCGATCAGTTGGCACAACTGGGTTTGAGCAAGAAAGAGCTGCAGGAGCGCTTAGTCGATCATGAGGATTTCCCGCGCTTAAACAGCGAGCTTTCCTTATGCTGGCCGTGCTATCAAGCGTGGCAGCAGATGCTTAAAAATCAAAACCAGATTGATTTCAACATCATGATCACCAGAGCGACCGAGTATGTCGAAAAAGGCAAATTCCGATCGCCGTGGAAATTTATCATGGTAGATGAGTATCAAGACATCTCGCCGCAGCGTTTACGCTTGTTACAAGCGCTGTGTGAGCAGAACCAAGGCCAGTGCAACTTGTTTGCGGTGGGCGATGACTGGCAATCGATTTATCAATTTGCGGGTTCGGATGTGGATTTAACCACTGGTTTTGCAACCCGTTTTGCTCAATCGACAGTGCATTATCTGGATACGACTTACCGTTTTAATGATCAGATTGGGGCGGTAGCTAACCGTTTTATTCAGCAAAACCCGAATCAGTTACCGAAAACGCTGAATAGTTTCAAAACGCAAAAGCAAAAATCAGTCGTGTTGGCACCCAATAACGCGGTGGAAAAAATTCTCGATGAGCTCAATCGTTCAACGAATAAACTAAAAACAGTGCTTTTACTTGGCCGTAACCACTACCATAAACCAGAACTTTTGAAAGATTGGCAAAATCGCTATCTCTCCTTAAAAATTGATTTTATGACTTGCCATGCGAGTAAAGGTAAAGAGGCTGATTTTGTGATTATTTTGGCAGTCGATGAAGGGCAGTTTCCTGCTAGAGTGAAAGCACTGCATCTCGACAGTGCATTGAGCCAAGGCGAAGACGATTTTGCTTATGCAGAAGAGCGACGTTTATTTTATGTGGCACTCACTCGCGGCAAAGAGAAAGTGTGGGTGACTTACAATGGCAACGGATCCAGTTTTGTTCAAGAGCTGCTGAATGATGACTATCCGGTTGTTAAGCAGAAATAG